From a region of the Paracoccus sp. TOH genome:
- a CDS encoding exopolysaccharide biosynthesis protein codes for MPWPSTPSSSKPPAGPPPAGPSSSGGEGPEPPHKQRLSGFLAAVAGDDTRERISVADLLALLKGRAIAVLLVLFAFPNALPAPPGTSGILGLPLIYLSFQMMADRPPWLPGFIAGRSVARADFASVVARCAPFLAKAERLLSPRLPALTRPVAVRLTGALCLGLSLVLLLPIPLGNMLPGLAICVLALGVLERDGLWIIVGQLLALAGFAVVWGVIWAFLRAFALLLAAPAEAAAPMVI; via the coding sequence ATGCCCTGGCCCAGCACACCCTCGTCCAGCAAGCCCCCTGCCGGCCCGCCCCCCGCCGGCCCGTCCTCGTCCGGCGGGGAGGGGCCCGAGCCGCCGCACAAGCAACGGCTGTCCGGCTTTCTGGCCGCGGTCGCCGGCGACGACACGCGCGAGCGGATCAGCGTCGCCGACCTCTTGGCGCTGCTGAAGGGGCGGGCCATCGCCGTGCTGCTGGTGCTGTTCGCCTTTCCCAACGCCCTGCCGGCCCCGCCGGGCACCTCGGGAATCCTCGGCTTGCCGCTGATCTACCTGTCCTTCCAGATGATGGCGGACCGGCCGCCCTGGTTGCCGGGCTTTATCGCCGGCCGCTCGGTGGCGCGGGCGGATTTCGCTTCGGTCGTGGCGCGCTGCGCGCCGTTCCTGGCCAAGGCGGAACGGCTGCTTTCGCCGCGCCTGCCCGCGCTGACCCGACCCGTGGCCGTGCGGCTGACCGGCGCGCTTTGTCTGGGCCTGTCGCTGGTGCTGCTGTTGCCGATCCCCCTGGGCAACATGCTGCCGGGGCTGGCGATCTGCGTGCTGGCGCTTGGGGTGCTGGAACGCGACGGGCTGTGGATCATCGTCGGCCAGTTGCTGGCGCTTGCCGGCTTTGCCGTAGTCTGGGGGGTGATCTGGGCATTCCTGCGCGCTTTCGCGCTGCTTCTGGCCGCGCCCGCCGAAGCCGCGGCGCCGATGGTCATATGA
- a CDS encoding cytochrome b, with protein sequence MTESACGYRTPARLFHWIVALAVLLMIPAGLIMTREGLDRGLQDTLFIFHKNTGTLLIPLILARIVYRRLHPPPPLPDSVPGWQRRAAAVSHLTLYVLLVVMPLSGFVRVRAGGFPIELLDAMGAGRWLPKSEALAGAAQGLHFLAALLLIAVLAVHVSAALQHALLRRDGVWQRIWPPLGGG encoded by the coding sequence ATGACCGAGTCCGCATGCGGTTACCGAACGCCCGCCCGCCTGTTCCACTGGATCGTCGCGCTTGCCGTGCTGCTGATGATCCCGGCCGGGCTGATCATGACCCGCGAGGGGCTGGACCGCGGGCTGCAGGACACGCTGTTCATCTTTCACAAGAATACCGGCACGCTGCTGATCCCGTTGATCCTGGCGCGGATCGTCTATCGCCGCCTGCACCCGCCGCCGCCGCTGCCGGATTCGGTGCCCGGCTGGCAGCGGCGGGCGGCGGCGGTCTCGCATCTGACGCTTTACGTGCTGCTGGTGGTGATGCCGCTCAGCGGCTTCGTGCGGGTGCGGGCAGGCGGCTTTCCCATCGAGTTGCTCGACGCGATGGGGGCCGGGCGCTGGCTGCCGAAATCCGAGGCCCTGGCCGGCGCCGCGCAGGGGCTGCATTTCCTTGCCGCCCTGCTGCTGATCGCGGTGCTGGCGGTGCATGTCTCGGCGGCGCTGCAGCACGCGCTGCTGCGCCGCGACGGGGTCTGGCAGCGCATCTGGCCGCCCCTTGGCGGGGGGTGA
- a CDS encoding CerR family C-terminal domain-containing protein, which translates to MIETIVTGMDAHPTRMALIRAALQQFGRGGFEAASTRAIAAGAGTNISSIAYHFGGKDGLRLACADAVAERVEHVARPLPAGPGVMDSVRARLLLRRLVRRIVTFMILSPGASDAVAFVLRELAQPGSPVLDRLYATLIEPRHHALCALWSAATGTPAESEEVKLAVFSLVGQAVYFRIAAPIVQRRMGWRHYARPEARAITRRMLTNLDRMIGDGHG; encoded by the coding sequence TTGATTGAAACCATCGTGACCGGCATGGACGCGCATCCCACCCGCATGGCGCTGATCCGGGCCGCCCTGCAGCAATTCGGGCGCGGCGGGTTCGAGGCGGCCTCGACCCGGGCGATCGCCGCCGGGGCCGGGACGAACATTTCCTCGATCGCCTATCATTTCGGCGGCAAGGACGGGCTGCGCCTCGCCTGTGCCGACGCGGTGGCCGAGCGGGTCGAGCATGTCGCCCGGCCGCTGCCTGCCGGGCCGGGCGTCATGGATTCCGTGCGCGCGCGCCTGCTGCTGCGGCGGTTGGTGCGGCGGATCGTCACCTTCATGATCCTGAGCCCCGGGGCCAGCGATGCCGTCGCCTTCGTGCTGCGCGAACTGGCGCAGCCGGGCAGCCCGGTTCTGGACCGGCTCTACGCCACGCTGATCGAGCCGCGCCACCACGCGCTTTGCGCGCTGTGGTCGGCCGCGACCGGCACGCCGGCGGAATCCGAAGAGGTGAAGCTGGCCGTGTTCTCGCTTGTCGGACAGGCGGTCTATTTCCGCATCGCCGCGCCCATCGTCCAGCGCCGCATGGGCTGGCGGCACTATGCGCGGCCCGAGGCGCGGGCGATCACGCGGCGGATGCTGACCAATCTGGACCGGATGATCGGGGACGGGCATGGCTGA
- a CDS encoding MarR family transcriptional regulator has product MHNNPSSPRFRFGIRFSLLARRWRRAIDAHLAAAGLTDATWVPLIHLQETGGGITQKELALLVGVDGSSLVRVLDILARQGLVERRPDASDGRARLIHLTDLGRQRVAEIRRTLAAGEDELLADLSDAEIAAMLGHFDRIEQRLASRQQEEAQK; this is encoded by the coding sequence ATGCACAACAATCCGTCCTCTCCCCGCTTCCGCTTCGGGATCCGCTTCTCGTTGCTGGCCCGGCGCTGGCGCCGCGCCATCGACGCGCATCTGGCCGCGGCCGGGTTGACCGACGCGACCTGGGTGCCGCTGATCCATCTGCAAGAAACCGGCGGCGGCATCACCCAGAAGGAACTGGCGCTGCTCGTCGGGGTCGACGGTTCGAGCCTGGTGCGCGTCCTCGACATCCTGGCGCGGCAGGGCCTGGTCGAGCGCCGGCCCGACGCAAGCGATGGCCGCGCCCGGCTGATCCACCTGACCGATTTGGGCCGGCAGCGCGTGGCCGAGATCCGCCGGACGCTGGCGGCGGGCGAGGACGAGCTGCTGGCGGACCTTTCGGATGCCGAGATCGCGGCGATGCTGGGCCATTTCGACCGGATCGAGCAGCGCCTCGCCTCGCGCCAGCAGGAGGAGGCGCAGAAATGA
- a CDS encoding TRAP transporter substrate-binding protein, whose amino-acid sequence MKHIFAAALAGAILVTPAFGQEIKIGYALAEDSHYGAGAKAFEASLKESLGDQFSFRHFPSSGLGGEREVIEGLQLGTVEMTIASDGTLTNFVPEVGVLGVPFLLRDKDHARKVLDGEIGQEMLAKFEPAGLHALAWGEQGFRHITSNRGAVETPADLDGLKIRTMENPVHIEAFRALGAAPTPMAWPEVIGALEQGAIDGQENPLSVIVSAKLNEVQKFLTLDGHVYSSTVILVSPTLWNGLDDAQKAAFDKAAKDAVAAMRGYVDDVDASGVAAMKEAGMQVNELSPEQKAAFRAALAEPYKQYEAQFGKELMDRIQAVE is encoded by the coding sequence ATGAAACACATCTTTGCCGCTGCGCTGGCCGGCGCGATCCTGGTCACGCCCGCGTTCGGGCAGGAGATCAAGATCGGCTATGCCCTGGCCGAGGACAGCCATTACGGCGCCGGCGCCAAGGCTTTCGAGGCCTCGCTCAAGGAAAGCCTGGGCGACCAGTTCAGCTTTCGCCACTTCCCCTCCTCGGGCCTGGGCGGCGAGCGCGAGGTGATCGAGGGGCTGCAGCTCGGCACTGTCGAGATGACCATCGCCTCGGACGGCACGCTGACCAATTTCGTGCCCGAGGTCGGGGTGCTGGGCGTGCCCTTCCTGCTGCGCGACAAGGACCATGCCCGCAAGGTGCTGGACGGCGAGATCGGCCAGGAGATGCTGGCGAAATTCGAGCCCGCCGGCCTGCACGCGCTGGCCTGGGGCGAGCAGGGCTTCCGCCACATCACCAGCAATCGCGGTGCGGTCGAGACCCCGGCCGACCTGGACGGGCTGAAGATCCGCACCATGGAGAATCCGGTGCATATCGAGGCGTTCCGCGCCCTTGGCGCCGCCCCCACGCCCATGGCCTGGCCCGAGGTGATCGGCGCGCTGGAACAGGGTGCCATCGACGGGCAGGAGAATCCGCTGTCGGTGATCGTCTCGGCCAAGCTGAACGAGGTGCAGAAATTCCTGACCCTTGACGGCCATGTCTATTCCTCGACCGTCATCCTGGTCTCGCCCACGCTGTGGAACGGCCTGGACGACGCGCAGAAGGCGGCTTTCGACAAGGCGGCCAAGGACGCGGTGGCGGCGATGCGCGGCTATGTCGACGATGTCGACGCCTCGGGCGTCGCGGCGATGAAAGAGGCCGGGATGCAGGTGAACGAGCTTTCGCCCGAGCAGAAGGCAGCCTTCCGCGCGGCGCTGGCCGAGCCCTACAAGCAGTATGAGGCCCAGTTCGGCAAGGAGCTGATGGACCGCATCCAGGCGGTCGAGTAA
- a CDS encoding ABC transporter permease, whose product MSLSPTRLRALLRKEFIQMRRDRLTFAMMLGVPIMQLFLFGYAINSDPRNMPAALVAPVQDRFSRSFAAALENSGYYRITHPAASAEEAERLITRGEVSFVVTVPADFGRRMERGDRPQILVEADGSDPSATSGAIAALPRLADGAFRRDRPGEPARTGPEIVIHRRYNPEGVTQYNIVPGLLGVILQMTMVMMTAMALTREIERGTMENLLAMPATPAEIMLGKITPFLAVGAVQVLVILGAAWAVFGVPFVGSLGLLLAGVMVFVLALVLLGYLISTAARTQMQAMQIAIFVFLPSILLSGFMFPFRGMPGWAQALGEVLPVTHLLRLVRAIMLKGAGPADVAPQFAALSIMVAVLGGLALLRFRRTLD is encoded by the coding sequence ATGAGCCTTTCCCCGACACGGCTGCGGGCGCTTCTGCGTAAGGAGTTCATCCAGATGCGCCGTGACCGGCTGACCTTCGCCATGATGCTGGGCGTGCCGATCATGCAGCTTTTTCTGTTCGGCTATGCGATCAACAGCGATCCCCGGAACATGCCCGCGGCGCTGGTCGCCCCGGTGCAGGACCGCTTCAGCCGCAGTTTTGCCGCGGCGCTGGAAAACAGCGGCTATTACCGTATCACCCACCCGGCCGCCTCGGCCGAGGAAGCCGAGCGGCTGATCACCCGGGGCGAGGTTTCCTTTGTGGTGACGGTGCCCGCCGATTTCGGCCGGCGCATGGAGCGCGGCGACCGGCCGCAGATCCTGGTCGAGGCGGACGGCTCGGACCCGTCGGCGACCAGCGGCGCCATCGCCGCGCTGCCGCGCCTTGCGGACGGCGCCTTTCGCCGCGACCGCCCCGGCGAGCCGGCGCGGACCGGCCCCGAGATCGTCATCCACCGCCGCTACAATCCCGAGGGCGTCACGCAATACAACATCGTCCCCGGCCTGCTGGGGGTGATCCTGCAGATGACCATGGTGATGATGACCGCCATGGCCCTGACCCGCGAGATCGAGCGCGGCACCATGGAGAACCTGCTGGCCATGCCCGCCACCCCGGCCGAGATCATGCTGGGCAAGATCACCCCCTTTCTTGCCGTGGGCGCGGTGCAGGTTCTGGTCATCCTGGGCGCGGCCTGGGCGGTGTTCGGCGTGCCTTTCGTGGGTTCGCTGGGACTTTTGCTGGCGGGGGTGATGGTCTTCGTGCTGGCGCTGGTGCTGCTGGGCTATCTGATCTCGACCGCGGCGCGCACGCAGATGCAGGCGATGCAGATCGCGATCTTCGTCTTCCTGCCCTCGATCCTGCTTTCCGGCTTCATGTTCCCGTTCCGCGGCATGCCCGGCTGGGCGCAGGCCCTGGGCGAGGTGCTGCCGGTGACGCATCTGCTGCGGCTGGTGCGCGCCATCATGCTGAAGGGTGCCGGCCCGGCCGATGTCGCGCCGCAATTCGCCGCGCTGTCGATCATGGTGGCGGTGCTGGGCGGGCTGGCGTTGCTGCGGTTCCGCCGCACGCTGGACTGA
- a CDS encoding CDP-alcohol phosphatidyltransferase family protein translates to MSDHDHGPLAPPPRPAAGIPAQVAASTAMGVFAMQALRLAGIGGTAAGWLAASALYLGGCAMILAQMRRSYPHDRIGGCNAVTLLRAAIACALLAPLADGAAAGWAVAIVGGVALALDGVDGWLARRSGLVSGFGARFDMEVDAAFALTLALHAWLGTALGPGVLLLGVLRYGFAAAGLVLPWLRAELPQRQRRKAICVLQLATLILLQTPLPGHAQAGFLAWFATAALALSFALDIRWLWRRRS, encoded by the coding sequence ATGTCCGATCACGATCACGGCCCGCTTGCGCCGCCGCCTCGTCCGGCGGCCGGAATCCCGGCGCAGGTTGCCGCCAGCACCGCCATGGGCGTTTTCGCCATGCAGGCGCTGCGGCTGGCCGGCATCGGCGGCACGGCCGCGGGCTGGCTGGCCGCCAGCGCGCTGTATCTGGGCGGCTGCGCCATGATCCTGGCGCAGATGCGCCGCAGCTATCCGCATGACCGGATCGGCGGCTGCAACGCGGTGACGCTGCTGCGCGCCGCCATCGCCTGCGCGTTGCTGGCGCCGCTGGCGGACGGGGCCGCGGCGGGATGGGCGGTCGCGATCGTCGGGGGTGTGGCGCTGGCGCTCGACGGGGTGGACGGCTGGCTGGCGCGGCGCTCGGGGCTCGTCTCGGGCTTCGGGGCGCGGTTCGACATGGAGGTGGACGCCGCTTTCGCCCTGACCCTGGCGCTGCACGCCTGGCTGGGCACGGCGCTGGGGCCCGGGGTGCTGCTGCTTGGGGTGCTGCGCTATGGCTTCGCCGCCGCCGGGCTCGTCCTGCCCTGGCTGCGGGCCGAGTTGCCGCAGCGGCAGCGGCGCAAGGCGATCTGCGTGCTGCAGCTTGCCACGCTGATCCTGTTGCAGACGCCGCTGCCGGGCCATGCGCAGGCCGGGTTCCTGGCCTGGTTCGCCACGGCGGCGCTGGCGCTGTCCTTCGCGCTCGACATCCGCTGGCTGTGGCGGCGCCGGTCATGA
- a CDS encoding ABC transporter ATP-binding protein, which produces MTAATAIDVTGLTKSFGGRRVVDNVALRVAKGEIAGFLGPNGSGKTTCIRMICGLLTPDAGSGTVLGLDLRRQQRAIRRQVGYMTQKFSFYEDLSIEENLAFVAGLYGLPRQAVRDTLEDLGLTSRRTQLAGSLSGGWKQRLALAACIMHQPRLLLLDEPTAGVDPKARRQFWDEIHARALGGMTVLVSTHYMDEAERCHRINYIAYGRLVVSGSVAEVIAGAGLVTLTVRSARPGALAERLRRAPGVGQVEPFGTALHVTGTDRAQLEAALAAEGVTGQPAETSLEDVFIRLMELSEDNVR; this is translated from the coding sequence ATGACCGCGGCCACCGCCATCGACGTGACCGGGCTGACGAAATCCTTCGGCGGCCGGCGGGTGGTCGACAATGTCGCGCTGCGGGTGGCCAAGGGCGAGATCGCCGGCTTCCTGGGCCCGAACGGCTCGGGCAAGACCACCTGCATCCGCATGATCTGCGGCCTGCTCACGCCCGATGCCGGCAGCGGCACGGTGCTGGGCCTGGACCTGCGCCGCCAGCAGCGCGCCATCCGCCGGCAGGTCGGCTACATGACGCAGAAATTCTCGTTCTACGAGGATCTGTCGATCGAGGAGAACCTGGCCTTCGTCGCCGGGCTCTACGGCCTGCCGCGGCAGGCGGTGCGCGACACGCTGGAGGATCTGGGCCTGACCTCGCGCCGGACGCAGCTGGCCGGCAGCCTGTCGGGCGGCTGGAAGCAGCGGCTGGCGCTGGCGGCCTGCATCATGCACCAGCCGCGGCTGCTGCTGCTGGACGAGCCGACCGCCGGCGTCGATCCCAAGGCCCGGCGCCAGTTCTGGGACGAGATCCACGCCCGGGCGCTGGGAGGCATGACGGTGCTGGTCTCGACCCATTACATGGACGAGGCCGAGCGCTGCCACCGGATCAACTACATCGCCTATGGCCGGCTGGTGGTCTCGGGCAGCGTGGCCGAAGTGATCGCGGGCGCCGGGCTGGTCACGCTGACCGTGCGGTCGGCGCGGCCGGGCGCGCTGGCCGAGCGCCTGCGCCGGGCGCCGGGCGTCGGCCAGGTCGAACCCTTCGGCACGGCGCTGCACGTCACCGGCACCGACCGCGCGCAGCTCGAGGCCGCGCTGGCCGCCGAGGGCGTGACCGGCCAGCCGGCCGAGACCAGCCTCGAGGACGTGTTCATCCGGCTGATGGAACTCTCCGAGGATAATGTCCGATGA
- a CDS encoding TRAP transporter small permease produces the protein MRRIERAFVTLNGAVLVLGLAAMSVILGWNVAGRYLTGNSLTWADEVARYAMIWLTFLGSGLALREGAHAAITNAQDALPSRGQRVLRAVILLVLFGFFAFMVWVGIDYMNRMAIQKSAALQVPMKWIYAAMPAGFALMILHLALIAPQYLRAGLQHSDEAPLG, from the coding sequence ATGCGCCGAATCGAACGCGCCTTCGTCACCCTGAACGGGGCCGTGCTGGTCCTGGGACTGGCAGCCATGTCGGTGATCCTGGGCTGGAACGTCGCCGGCCGCTACCTGACCGGCAATTCGCTGACCTGGGCCGACGAGGTGGCGCGTTACGCGATGATCTGGCTGACTTTCCTGGGCAGCGGGCTGGCGCTGCGCGAGGGCGCCCATGCCGCCATCACCAATGCCCAGGACGCGCTGCCCAGCCGCGGCCAGCGCGTCCTGCGCGCGGTGATCCTGCTGGTGCTGTTCGGCTTTTTCGCCTTCATGGTCTGGGTCGGCATCGACTACATGAACCGGATGGCGATCCAGAAATCGGCGGCCCTGCAGGTGCCGATGAAATGGATCTATGCCGCGATGCCCGCCGGCTTCGCGCTGATGATCCTCCATCTCGCGCTGATCGCACCGCAATACCTGCGCGCCGGGCTGCAGCATTCCGACGAGGCCCCCCTTGGTTGA
- a CDS encoding FUSC family protein produces MTAPGSTVPLPARRIDAARQLLRRHHLRDSFALNRQPSLRNAVLAGSQAAITMAVALPLVHVSPWSHLIGFAALGALVALFGRFAPQGRRNRILLLSGFWQVLAVLGMSMAAWLGAPLVLQFVLLALACGGFFLAAATSRLGPPGPLIFVFAAGAAMGHVGTLQQVAERAAATAAVAALALAVCALTETLRHPATPERRFPVEPLQPLADRLIAAGRIALGAAVAIFASHAVGAAHPAWAALGALAVMQGPQLHINLSRALQRMAGTAVGALLAWLVLHQAPSVWSLIAVLTALQFATEMIIGTNYALGQILVTPMALLMSHLAAPDAAGAAMAPERVLDTLLGVSIGLVAAVLLSTLDDRRDLARRQLARDAGRTGGAGLHIPGR; encoded by the coding sequence ATGACCGCGCCCGGGTCCACCGTCCCCTTGCCGGCCCGCCGTATCGACGCGGCGCGCCAGTTGCTGCGCCGGCACCACCTGCGCGACAGCTTCGCGCTGAACCGGCAGCCTTCGCTGCGCAATGCCGTGCTGGCCGGATCGCAGGCGGCGATCACGATGGCGGTGGCCCTGCCCCTTGTCCATGTCTCGCCCTGGTCGCATCTGATCGGCTTCGCCGCGCTGGGGGCGCTGGTGGCGCTGTTCGGGCGCTTCGCGCCGCAAGGCCGCCGCAACCGCATCCTGCTGCTCAGCGGCTTCTGGCAGGTGCTGGCGGTGCTGGGCATGTCCATGGCCGCCTGGCTGGGCGCGCCGCTGGTGTTGCAATTCGTGCTGCTGGCGCTGGCCTGCGGCGGGTTCTTCCTGGCCGCCGCCACCAGCCGGCTGGGGCCGCCGGGACCGCTGATCTTCGTCTTCGCCGCCGGCGCCGCGATGGGCCATGTCGGCACGTTGCAGCAGGTGGCCGAACGCGCGGCGGCCACCGCCGCTGTCGCCGCGCTGGCCCTGGCCGTCTGCGCGCTGACCGAGACGCTCCGCCATCCCGCCACCCCCGAACGCCGCTTTCCCGTCGAGCCGCTGCAGCCCCTGGCCGATCGCCTGATTGCTGCCGGGCGTATCGCCCTGGGCGCCGCGGTGGCGATCTTTGCCAGCCATGCCGTCGGCGCGGCGCATCCGGCCTGGGCTGCCCTCGGGGCGTTGGCGGTTATGCAGGGCCCGCAGCTGCACATCAACCTGAGCCGCGCCCTGCAACGGATGGCGGGCACCGCCGTCGGAGCCCTTCTGGCCTGGCTGGTCCTGCATCAGGCCCCCTCGGTCTGGAGCCTGATCGCTGTCCTGACGGCGCTGCAATTCGCGACGGAAATGATCATCGGCACGAATTACGCGCTGGGGCAGATCCTGGTCACGCCCATGGCCCTGCTGATGAGCCATCTTGCGGCGCCGGATGCAGCCGGCGCGGCCATGGCGCCGGAACGGGTGCTGGACACGCTGCTGGGCGTCAGCATCGGCCTTGTCGCCGCCGTGCTGCTCTCGACCCTGGACGACAGGCGCGACCTCGCCCGCCGGCAACTGGCGCGCGACGCCGGCCGGACCGGTGGTGCGGGATTGCACATCCCCGGCAGGTAG
- a CDS encoding HlyD family efflux transporter periplasmic adaptor subunit produces the protein MADLLCSFGFLAALFAQCGPPPPLGTGYVEGEYVQIAPVAAARVETLAVQRGDRVEAGQAVAMLESRDAALALAAARAAESRAASELANLEKGGRQPEIAAIKATLAAARANAERAAREAARQERLLAQRVSSSAQRDEARAAADMAEAAVREAEARLAVARLPARPDAVAAARAALAQARAERQVREWQLQQRRLTAPAPGTVTDILRHPGELAGPSAPVLTLLPEGAVTLRFYVAEAELAALSPGARLRVGCDGCRPTDARVSFIADEAEFTPPVIYARDTRQKLVYLVEARPAPGGGLKPGQIVEVWKAP, from the coding sequence ATGGCTGATCTTTTGTGTTCGTTCGGCTTCCTGGCGGCGCTGTTTGCGCAATGCGGCCCGCCGCCGCCCCTGGGCACCGGCTATGTCGAGGGCGAGTATGTGCAGATCGCCCCGGTGGCGGCGGCGCGGGTCGAGACGCTGGCGGTGCAGCGCGGCGACCGCGTCGAGGCCGGACAGGCCGTGGCAATGCTGGAGAGCCGCGACGCCGCGCTGGCGCTGGCCGCGGCCCGCGCCGCCGAATCCCGCGCCGCCAGCGAGCTGGCCAATCTGGAAAAGGGCGGACGCCAGCCCGAGATCGCGGCCATCAAGGCGACGCTGGCTGCCGCCCGCGCCAATGCTGAACGCGCCGCGCGCGAGGCGGCGCGGCAGGAACGGCTGCTGGCGCAGCGCGTCAGTTCGTCGGCGCAGCGCGACGAGGCCCGCGCCGCCGCCGACATGGCCGAGGCGGCGGTGCGCGAGGCCGAGGCGCGGCTGGCCGTCGCCCGCCTGCCCGCCCGCCCCGATGCCGTCGCCGCCGCCCGCGCCGCCCTGGCCCAGGCCCGGGCCGAGCGGCAGGTGAGGGAATGGCAGCTGCAGCAGCGCCGGCTGACCGCACCCGCGCCCGGCACCGTGACCGACATCCTGCGGCATCCGGGCGAGCTTGCCGGCCCGTCGGCCCCGGTCCTGACCCTCCTGCCCGAGGGTGCCGTCACGCTGCGCTTCTACGTCGCCGAGGCCGAACTGGCCGCGCTGTCGCCGGGCGCGCGGCTGCGGGTCGGCTGCGACGGCTGCAGGCCGACCGACGCCAGGGTCTCGTTCATCGCCGACGAGGCCGAGTTCACCCCGCCGGTCATCTATGCCCGCGACACCCGGCAGAAACTGGTCTATCTGGTCGAGGCCCGCCCCGCACCGGGCGGCGGCCTGAAACCCGGCCAGATCGTCGAGGTCTGGAAGGCGCCATGA
- a CDS encoding TRAP transporter large permease, translating into MVEILVAAFLILMLMGVPIAFALAMAAFAAVGLSGRYPLVVVVKEMFTGLDSFPLLAVPFFILAAEIMSTGAISRMLLRFASQFVGHLRGGLGYANVLTGTLFAGISGSALASAAGPGAMMARMMERSGYSKAYAGALTISVAVIDPIIPPSITMIIYALQDRNTSVGSLFMAGILPGILIAGLLAAVNWWISRKRNYRSLEPRPPVGQMLRNSFAALPALLLIVLIVGGIRGGLFTPTEASVVAVFYAVLTSAFVYRGFTLADLWGAFLRSAIMSVAVLMILAAARAFAWVLIIEGVPQAMADAVIAMNLSPIAFLLMVNLLLLVFGMFMDPLPGVMILVPILAPIAHNLGIAADHFAIIVIVNLTFGLMTPPVGGLIFVVASATKQKPSALIRELPPFFLAALAALLILTFVPAVSTWLPQVSGFAR; encoded by the coding sequence TTGGTTGAGATCCTGGTCGCCGCCTTCCTGATCCTGATGCTCATGGGGGTGCCCATCGCCTTCGCGCTGGCCATGGCCGCCTTCGCGGCGGTGGGCCTGTCGGGCCGCTATCCGCTGGTCGTGGTGGTCAAGGAGATGTTCACCGGGCTTGACAGCTTTCCGCTGCTGGCCGTGCCCTTCTTCATCCTGGCGGCCGAGATCATGTCCACCGGCGCGATCTCGCGCATGCTCTTGCGCTTCGCCTCGCAATTCGTCGGCCACCTGCGCGGCGGTCTGGGCTATGCCAACGTGCTGACCGGCACGCTGTTCGCCGGCATCTCGGGCTCGGCGCTGGCCTCGGCGGCGGGGCCGGGGGCGATGATGGCGCGGATGATGGAGCGCAGCGGCTATTCCAAGGCCTATGCCGGGGCGCTGACCATCTCGGTCGCGGTGATCGACCCGATCATCCCGCCCTCGATCACCATGATCATCTATGCGCTGCAGGACCGCAACACCTCGGTCGGCTCGCTGTTTATGGCCGGGATCCTACCCGGCATCCTGATCGCCGGGCTGCTGGCGGCGGTGAACTGGTGGATCAGCCGCAAGCGCAACTATCGCAGCCTCGAGCCGCGGCCGCCGGTCGGGCAGATGCTGCGCAACAGCTTCGCCGCCCTGCCGGCGCTGCTGCTGATCGTGCTGATCGTCGGCGGCATCCGCGGCGGGTTGTTCACCCCGACCGAAGCCTCGGTCGTCGCGGTGTTCTATGCCGTCCTGACCAGCGCCTTCGTCTATCGCGGTTTCACGCTGGCGGACCTGTGGGGGGCGTTCCTGCGCTCGGCCATCATGTCGGTGGCGGTGCTGATGATCCTGGCCGCCGCCCGCGCCTTCGCCTGGGTGCTGATCATCGAGGGCGTGCCGCAGGCCATGGCCGATGCGGTGATCGCCATGAACCTGTCGCCCATCGCCTTCCTGCTGATGGTGAACCTGCTGCTTCTGGTCTTCGGCATGTTCATGGACCCGCTGCCGGGGGTGATGATCCTGGTGCCGATCCTGGCGCCCATCGCCCATAACCTGGGCATCGCGGCGGATCATTTCGCCATCATCGTCATCGTCAACCTGACCTTCGGGCTGATGACGCCGCCGGTCGGCGGGCTGATCTTCGTCGTGGCCTCGGCCACCAAGCAGAAGCCCTCGGCGCTGATCCGCGAGCTGCCGCCCTTCTTCCTGGCGGCGCTGGCCGCGCTGCTGATCCTGACCTTCGTGCCGGCGGTTTCGACCTGGCTGCCGCAGGTCAGCGGGTTCGCGCGCTAG